Proteins encoded together in one Diceros bicornis minor isolate mBicDic1 chromosome 18, mDicBic1.mat.cur, whole genome shotgun sequence window:
- the RUNDC1 gene encoding RUN domain-containing protein 1 produces the protein MAAVEAAGEPVTVVAAVGPKAKDEEEEEEESLPPCEAVRWAPVGAVAEAGPGAAAFSEEAAAEEPSAAPGSPPDSPGRTLRRLRAERRRLDSALLALSSHFAQVQFRLRQVVRGAPAEQQRLLRELEDFAFRGCPHVLGYGGPEDPAGDDDDGLPGDRPRLRGEDQSEQEKRERLETQREKQKELILQLKTQLDDLETFAYQEGSYDSLPQSMVLERQRVIIDELIKKLDMNLNEDISSLSTEELRQRVDAAVAQIVNPARVKEQLVEQLKTQIRDLEMFINFIQDEGGSPLQTDSGHCECKASGKTGNGSTRTGSSTLPPGDSRTKAEDVKRVRETGLHLMRRALAVLQIFAVSQFGCATGQIPQTLWQRGQADRDYSPLLKRLEVSVDRVKQLALRHQPHDHVITSANLHDLSLGGKDELTMAVRKELTVAVRDLLAHGLYASSPGMSLVMAPIACLLPAFSSAPEAMHPWELFVKYYHAKNGRAYVESPARKLSQSFALPVTGGTVVTPKQSLLTAIHMVLTEHDPFKRSADSELKALVCMALNEQRLVSWVNLICKSGSLIETHYQPWSYMAHTGFESALNLLSRLSSLKFSLPVDLAVRQLKNIKDAF, from the exons ATGGCGGCTGTTGAAGCGGCTGGGGAGCCGGTAACGGTGGTGGCGGCCGTTGGGCCAAAGGCGAAAgacgaagaggaggaggaagaggagtcgCTGCCACCGTGTGAGGCGGTGCGCTGGGCCCCGGTGGGGGCGGTGGCGGAGGCTGGGCCTGGGGCGGCTGCGTTCTCGGAAGAGGCGGCGGCCGAGGAGCCCAGCGCGGCCCCAGGCTCCCCCCCCGACTCGCCGGGCCGGACGCTGCGGCGGCTGCGGGCCGAGCGGCGGCGGCTGGACTCGGCCCTTCTCGCGCTGTCCTCGCACTTCGCGCAGGTGCAGTTCCGCCTGCGCCAGGTGGTGCGCGGAGCGCCAGCGGAGCAGCAGCGCCTCCTGCGCGAGCTCGAGGACTTCGCTTTCCGCGGCTGCCCTCACGTCCTGGGTTACGGGGGCCCCGAGGACCCCGCCGGCGACGATGACGACGGGCTGCCGGGGGACCGGCCACGGTTGCGAGGCGAGGACCAG AGTGAGCAGGAGAAACGGGAACGTCTGGAAACCCAAAGGGAGAAGCAGAAGGAACTGATCCTGCAGCTCAAAACCCAGCTTGATGACCTGGAAACGTTTGCCTATCAAGAGGGCAGTTATGACTCCCTGCCGCAGTCCATGGTCTTGGAAAGACAGCGG GTGATCATAGATGAGTTAATAAAGAAACTGGACATGAATCTGAATGAGGACATCAGTTCCCTGTCCACTGAAGAGCTTCGGCAGCGTGTGGATGCAGCCGTGGCTCAGATCGTCAACCCAGCCCGCGTGAAAGAACAGTTGGTGGAGCAGCTGAAAACTCAGATCCGAGACCTTGAGATGTTCATCAACTTTATCCAAG ATGAAGGGGGAAGCCCGTTGCAGACAGATAGTGGACACTGTGAATGCAAGGCCAGTGGGAAGACAGGAAATGGCTCCACCAGAACTGGCAGCAGCACACTGCCCCCAGGAGACAGCAGAA CGAAGGCAGAAGATGTGAAGAGAGTTCGGGAGACGGGGCTGCACCTGATGCGGCGAGCACTGGCAGTGCTCCAGATCTTTGCTGTTAGCCAGTTTGGGTGTGCCACAGGCCAGATCCCACAGACCCTGTGGCAGAGGGGCCAGGCTGACAGAGACTACTCTCCCTTACTGAAGAGGCTAGAGGTATCAGTAGACAGAGTGAAGCAGCTAGCCTTGAGGCACCAGCCACACGACCACGTCATCACCTCTGCCAACCTCCACGACCTCTCTCTGGGAGGCAAGGACGAACTGACCATGGCTGTGCGGAAGGAGCTGACGGTGGCCGTGAGGGACCTGCTGGCCCATGGACTGTACGCCTCCTCACCAGGGATGAGCCTGGTCATGGCCCCCATTGCTTGTTTGCTGCCAGCCTTCTCCTCAGCCCCCGAGGCCATGCACCCCTGGGAGCTCTTTGTAAAGTACTACCATGCTAAGAACGGCCGTGCTTATGTGGAGTCCCCAGCCCGGAAGCTTTCCCAGTCCTTCGCCCTGCCTGTTACGGGAGGCACTGTTGTGACCCCCAAGCAGAGCCTACTGACAGCCATCCACATGGTGCTGACGGAGCACGACCCCTTTAAGCGCAGTGCAGACTCAGAGTTAAAGGCCTTGGTTTGCATGGCATTGAATGAGCAGCGTCTCGTGTCCTGGGTGAACCTCATCTGCAAGTCGGGCTCACTCATCGAGACCCACTACCAGCCCTGGAGCTACATGGCACACACAGGCTTTGAGAGTGCCCTCAACCTGCTCAGTCGCCTCAGCAGCCTCAAGTTCAGCCTCCCTGTAGACCTGGCCGTGCGCCAGCTCAAGAACATCAAAGATGCCTTTTGA
- the RPL27 gene encoding large ribosomal subunit protein eL27, with translation MGKFMKPGKVVLVLAGRYSGRKAVIVKNIDDGTSDRPYSHALVAGIDRYPRKVTAAMGKKKIAKRSKIKSFVKVYNYNHLMPTRYSVDIPLDKTVVNKDVFRDPALKRKARREAKVKFEERYKTGKNKWFFQKLRF, from the exons ATGGGCAAGTTCATGAAACCCGGGAAGGTGGTGCTGGTTCTGGCTGGACGCTACTCCGGACGCAAAGCGGTCATCGTAAAG aacattgaTGATGGCACCTCAGACCGCCCCTACAGCCATGCCCTGGTGGCTGGGATTGACCGCTATCCCCGCAAAGTGACAGCTGCCATGGGCAAGAAGAAAATTGCCAAGAGGTCAAAGATCAAGTCTTTTGTGAAAGTTTATAACTACAATCACCTCATGCCCACAAG GTACTCTGTGGATATTCCCTTGGACAAAACTGTCGTCAACAAGGATGTCTTCAGAGACCCTGCTCTTAAACGCAAGGCCCGACGAGAGGCCAAGGTCAAGTTCGAGGAGAG ATACAAGACCGGCAAGAACAAATGGTTCTTCCAGAAGCTGCGGTTCTAG